A window of the Amycolatopsis solani genome harbors these coding sequences:
- a CDS encoding type I polyketide synthase, with the protein MSVERISIVGIGLRYPDASSPEELWENVLAGRRAFRRLPDERMNRADYYSPDPKAPDRFYAQKAAVLRDYEFDRVAHKVAGSTFRATDTTHWLALDVAAQALADAGFDEGDGAPRQSTGVVIGNSLTGEFSRANIMRLRWPYVRRTVAAALGSRGWEDEETASFLRELEIQYKEPFPEINEDTLAGGLANTIAGRVCNHFDFAGGGYTVDGACSSSLLSVVTAANALVQGDLDLAIAGGVDLSIDPFEVIGFAKTGALAKREMKVYDADSNGFWPGEGSGMLVLMRESDALEQGKRIYASIGGWGVSSDGKGGITRPEAAGHRLAIKRAYDRAGYGVETVSYFEGHGTGTALGDATEIEALSTARRDADPLAKQAALSTIKGNIGHTKAAAGVAGLIKATLAVYHQVIPPATGHHDPHESLTGSSARMYVPREATLWPEDQPVRAGVSAMGFGGINSHITVTESPTAPRRRELDERARSLVAGRQDAELLLFEADDLATLRGNIAATLEAVPKLSFAELTDLAASLAKELSGKAVRAAVVAANPEHAERKLTKLLEQLESGDSVFDSADGIFASSRGTAPKIGYLFPGQGSGRGGDSALRRRFSSAEEIYRAAGLPATGDQVATEVAQPRIVTGSLAALRVLRSFGIEAATATGHSLGELTALHWGGALDERGLLALAKVRGKVMATTTGDGTGAMAGIAASPGRVEELGLGDDVVIAGYNAPEQTVISGPAPAIDKLVARAKAQGVGATRIKVSHAFHSPAVEPAANAMTEKLGEFTFSRLERPVVSTVSGDVLHAAENLAELLRDQIVLPVRFREAAAKVAERSDLVVEVGPGRVLTGLFEEIAPETPVLAIDTDNASLQALLRVVGAAFALGADLAVDALFEGRVVRALPADGVFNFLASPCEAAPSIDSELAAELAAEKAQAADAEAGAAEGESGSTLDLLRKLAAERVELPLEAVTADTHPLDDLHLSSITVGQLVNDVTRALGRPALEGMPNFATVCLGELAEMIDELAQTAKPTDSGAGEAAGVGPWVRPFAVEYVPAPRPTADLTPGAGHAEWQVFATPRHPLAEPLKAALAKAGVGDGVLLVLPSDCDSSHVGLFLDAGRAVMAAPNGTRFVVVHHGYGAAGLARTLRLEDPSAKTTIIDFADPTPAGEDEIATAVSTVVAEVAATTDFTEARYGADGGRTVPRLSALAAPKPGPIQDSLDATDVLLVTGGGKGITAESALALAKDSGARLALLGRSDPESDTELAENLDRMEAAGIRYRYERADVTSAPAVAEVVARIEADLGPVTAILHGAGRNEPAALFSLTEDSFRKTLAPKIGGLNAVLNAVDQDKIKLLVTFGSIIGRAGLRGEAHYATANDWMTELTLRFGQEHPRARAIALEWSVWSGTGMGEKLGVVSALMRDGITPIPTEEGITILRQVLADPAAPPVLVVCGRTSGLATLPIQKRELPLTRFVDRAVVHYPGVELITEADLSDGADPYLTDHLLDGQLLFPAVLGMEAMTQAAAATLDRVGTPVLSDVEFLRPIIVSPGGSTTVRLATLARDADTVDVVIRSDETGFSADHFRARLSFARPAELGEQVPRDVALPPVPVEPISELYGSVLFQGKRFQRVLGYQRASARHAVAEIATSSNHYWFAPFLPQDRLLADPGTRDAMMHAIQCCVPDATLLPQGIEKLYLAEPGAQHDEYVLLDAKERFQDGDSYVYDLDVRNPDGTLVERWEGLKLRAVRKRDGAGPWVPSMLGSYVERACERLLGGTRAVVLEPDPAGRPAEGIAERRAQTALAAGRALDKPVEVRYRPDGKPEFDGGNVGASHTSQLTLVVAGADQVACDIETAIERTEEDWAGLLGEELLGLGRLLAADTGEPISVANTRVWSALECVRKTGLMTQALTVRQVDADGWALLASGNARIATWSTTVNDRTDPIVFAVLHAEGN; encoded by the coding sequence ACCCGAAGGCGCCGGACCGCTTCTACGCCCAGAAGGCGGCGGTGCTGCGGGACTACGAATTCGACCGGGTGGCGCACAAGGTCGCCGGCAGCACGTTCCGGGCGACGGACACGACGCACTGGCTCGCCCTCGACGTCGCCGCGCAGGCGCTCGCCGACGCCGGGTTCGACGAGGGTGACGGCGCGCCGAGGCAGAGCACCGGTGTCGTCATCGGCAACAGCCTGACCGGCGAGTTCTCCCGCGCCAACATCATGCGGCTGCGCTGGCCGTACGTGCGCCGCACGGTCGCGGCGGCGCTGGGCTCCCGCGGCTGGGAGGACGAGGAGACCGCGAGCTTCCTGCGGGAACTGGAGATCCAGTACAAGGAGCCGTTCCCCGAGATCAACGAGGACACCCTCGCCGGTGGCCTGGCGAACACCATCGCCGGCCGCGTCTGCAACCACTTCGACTTCGCCGGCGGCGGGTACACCGTCGACGGCGCCTGCTCGTCTTCGCTGCTTTCGGTGGTCACCGCGGCCAACGCGCTCGTGCAGGGCGACCTGGACCTCGCCATCGCCGGTGGTGTCGACCTGTCGATCGACCCGTTCGAGGTGATCGGCTTCGCCAAGACCGGCGCGCTGGCCAAGCGCGAGATGAAGGTCTACGACGCCGACTCCAACGGCTTCTGGCCCGGCGAGGGCTCGGGCATGCTGGTCCTGATGCGCGAAAGCGACGCGCTGGAGCAGGGCAAGCGGATCTACGCGTCGATCGGCGGCTGGGGCGTTTCCTCCGACGGCAAGGGCGGCATCACCCGGCCCGAGGCGGCCGGGCACCGGCTGGCCATCAAGCGCGCCTACGACCGCGCGGGCTACGGCGTCGAGACCGTTTCCTACTTCGAGGGCCACGGCACCGGTACCGCGCTGGGCGACGCCACCGAGATCGAGGCGCTGTCCACCGCCCGCCGCGACGCCGACCCGCTGGCCAAGCAGGCCGCGCTGTCGACCATCAAGGGCAACATCGGCCACACCAAGGCCGCGGCGGGCGTCGCCGGCCTGATCAAGGCGACGCTGGCGGTGTACCACCAGGTCATCCCGCCGGCCACCGGGCACCACGACCCGCACGAGTCGCTGACCGGCTCCTCGGCGCGGATGTACGTCCCGCGCGAGGCGACGCTGTGGCCGGAGGACCAGCCGGTCCGCGCGGGTGTCTCCGCGATGGGCTTCGGCGGGATCAACTCCCACATCACCGTCACCGAGTCGCCGACCGCGCCGCGGCGGCGCGAGCTCGACGAGCGGGCCCGCTCGCTGGTCGCCGGGCGCCAGGACGCCGAGCTGCTGCTGTTCGAGGCCGACGACCTCGCGACGCTGCGCGGGAACATCGCGGCGACGCTGGAAGCCGTCCCGAAGCTGTCGTTCGCCGAGCTGACCGACCTCGCCGCGTCGCTGGCGAAGGAGCTTTCGGGCAAGGCGGTGCGCGCGGCGGTCGTCGCGGCCAACCCGGAGCACGCCGAGCGGAAGCTGACGAAGCTCCTGGAGCAGCTCGAGTCGGGTGACTCGGTCTTCGACAGCGCCGACGGCATCTTCGCGAGCAGCCGCGGCACCGCGCCGAAGATCGGCTACCTGTTCCCCGGCCAGGGTTCGGGACGCGGCGGCGACAGCGCCCTGCGCCGCCGGTTCTCCTCGGCCGAGGAGATCTACCGCGCGGCCGGGCTGCCGGCCACCGGCGACCAGGTCGCCACCGAGGTGGCGCAGCCCCGGATCGTCACCGGTTCGCTGGCCGCGCTGCGGGTGCTGCGCTCGTTCGGCATCGAGGCGGCCACGGCCACCGGGCACAGCCTCGGCGAGCTGACCGCCCTGCACTGGGGCGGCGCGCTCGACGAGCGCGGGCTGCTGGCGCTGGCGAAGGTCCGCGGCAAGGTGATGGCCACGACGACCGGTGACGGCACCGGCGCGATGGCCGGGATCGCCGCCTCGCCGGGCCGCGTCGAAGAACTCGGCCTGGGCGACGACGTCGTCATCGCCGGGTACAACGCGCCCGAGCAGACCGTGATCTCCGGGCCCGCCCCGGCGATCGACAAGCTCGTGGCTCGCGCCAAGGCCCAGGGCGTCGGCGCGACCCGGATCAAGGTCTCGCACGCCTTCCACTCGCCGGCGGTCGAGCCCGCCGCGAACGCGATGACCGAGAAGCTGGGCGAGTTCACCTTCTCGCGGCTCGAGCGGCCGGTCGTCTCCACCGTCAGCGGCGACGTCCTGCACGCCGCCGAGAATTTGGCGGAGCTGCTGCGCGACCAGATCGTGCTGCCGGTCCGCTTCCGCGAAGCCGCCGCCAAGGTGGCCGAGCGCAGCGACCTCGTGGTCGAGGTCGGGCCGGGCCGCGTGCTGACCGGGCTGTTCGAGGAGATCGCGCCGGAGACCCCGGTGCTCGCGATCGACACGGACAACGCGTCGCTGCAGGCGCTGCTGCGGGTCGTCGGCGCGGCGTTCGCGCTCGGCGCCGACCTGGCGGTGGACGCGCTGTTCGAGGGCCGGGTCGTGCGTGCCCTGCCGGCCGACGGGGTGTTCAACTTCCTGGCCAGCCCGTGCGAGGCGGCGCCGTCGATCGACAGCGAGCTGGCCGCCGAACTGGCCGCGGAGAAGGCGCAGGCCGCCGACGCCGAGGCCGGCGCCGCCGAGGGCGAGTCCGGCTCGACGCTGGACCTGCTGCGCAAGCTCGCCGCCGAGCGCGTCGAGCTGCCCCTGGAAGCCGTCACCGCCGACACCCACCCGCTCGACGACCTGCACCTGTCGTCGATCACGGTCGGGCAGCTGGTCAACGACGTCACCCGGGCGCTCGGGCGGCCCGCGCTGGAAGGCATGCCGAACTTCGCGACGGTGTGCCTCGGTGAGCTCGCCGAGATGATCGACGAGCTGGCGCAGACGGCCAAGCCGACCGACTCCGGCGCCGGCGAGGCCGCCGGTGTCGGCCCGTGGGTCCGGCCGTTCGCGGTCGAATACGTGCCCGCGCCGCGGCCCACCGCGGACCTCACGCCGGGCGCCGGGCACGCCGAGTGGCAGGTCTTCGCCACGCCGCGGCACCCGCTGGCCGAGCCGCTGAAGGCGGCGCTGGCGAAGGCGGGCGTCGGCGACGGCGTCCTGCTGGTCCTGCCGTCGGACTGCGACTCGAGCCACGTCGGCCTGTTCCTCGACGCCGGCCGCGCGGTCATGGCCGCCCCCAACGGCACGCGCTTCGTGGTCGTGCACCACGGCTACGGCGCCGCCGGCCTGGCCCGGACCCTGCGGCTCGAGGACCCGTCGGCGAAGACGACGATCATCGACTTCGCGGACCCGACCCCGGCGGGCGAGGACGAGATCGCGACGGCCGTGTCCACCGTGGTGGCCGAGGTCGCCGCGACCACGGACTTCACCGAAGCGCGCTACGGCGCCGACGGCGGGCGCACCGTGCCGCGGCTGTCCGCGCTGGCCGCGCCGAAGCCCGGCCCGATCCAGGACTCGCTGGACGCGACCGACGTCCTGCTCGTCACCGGTGGCGGCAAGGGCATCACGGCGGAGAGCGCGCTCGCGCTGGCCAAGGACTCCGGAGCGCGGCTGGCCCTGCTCGGGCGCAGCGACCCCGAGTCCGACACCGAGCTGGCGGAGAACCTCGACCGCATGGAGGCGGCGGGCATCCGCTACCGCTACGAGCGCGCCGACGTCACCAGCGCCCCGGCGGTGGCCGAGGTGGTCGCGCGGATCGAGGCCGACCTCGGCCCGGTCACCGCGATCCTGCACGGCGCCGGCCGCAACGAGCCGGCCGCCCTGTTCTCCCTCACCGAGGACAGCTTCCGCAAGACGCTCGCGCCGAAGATCGGCGGGCTCAACGCGGTGCTGAACGCGGTCGACCAAGACAAGATCAAGCTCCTGGTCACCTTCGGCAGCATCATCGGCCGGGCGGGCCTGCGCGGTGAAGCGCACTACGCCACGGCGAACGACTGGATGACCGAGCTGACCCTGCGCTTCGGCCAGGAACACCCGCGGGCGCGGGCGATCGCGCTGGAGTGGTCGGTCTGGTCGGGCACCGGCATGGGCGAGAAGCTCGGCGTGGTCAGCGCCCTGATGCGCGACGGCATCACGCCGATCCCGACGGAGGAGGGCATCACCATCCTCCGCCAGGTGCTGGCCGACCCGGCCGCGCCGCCGGTGCTGGTGGTCTGCGGCCGCACGTCGGGCCTGGCCACGCTGCCGATCCAGAAGCGGGAGCTGCCGCTGACCCGGTTCGTCGACCGCGCGGTCGTGCACTACCCCGGCGTCGAGCTGATCACCGAGGCGGACCTGTCGGACGGGGCCGACCCGTACCTGACCGACCACCTGCTCGACGGGCAGCTGCTGTTCCCGGCGGTGCTCGGCATGGAGGCCATGACGCAGGCCGCGGCGGCGACGCTCGACCGCGTCGGCACCCCGGTGCTCTCCGACGTCGAGTTCCTCCGGCCGATCATCGTCTCGCCCGGCGGGTCGACCACGGTCCGGCTGGCGACGCTGGCCCGCGACGCGGATACGGTGGACGTCGTCATCCGCAGTGACGAGACGGGCTTCAGCGCCGACCACTTCCGGGCGCGGCTGAGCTTCGCGCGGCCGGCGGAACTGGGCGAGCAGGTGCCCCGCGACGTCGCGCTGCCGCCGGTGCCGGTGGAGCCGATCAGCGAGCTGTACGGCTCGGTCCTGTTCCAGGGCAAGCGGTTCCAGCGGGTGCTCGGCTACCAGCGGGCGAGCGCCCGGCACGCCGTCGCCGAGATCGCGACCAGCTCGAACCACTACTGGTTCGCGCCGTTCCTCCCGCAGGACCGGCTGCTGGCCGACCCCGGCACGCGGGACGCGATGATGCACGCGATCCAGTGCTGCGTCCCCGACGCGACGCTGCTGCCGCAGGGCATCGAGAAGCTGTACCTGGCCGAGCCGGGCGCCCAGCACGACGAGTACGTCCTGCTGGACGCGAAGGAACGCTTCCAGGACGGCGACAGCTACGTCTACGACCTCGACGTCCGCAACCCGGACGGCACCCTGGTCGAGCGCTGGGAAGGGCTGAAGCTGCGCGCGGTCCGCAAGCGCGACGGCGCCGGCCCGTGGGTCCCGTCGATGCTCGGGTCCTATGTGGAGCGTGCCTGTGAGCGGCTGCTCGGCGGGACGCGGGCGGTCGTGCTCGAGCCGGACCCGGCCGGGCGCCCGGCGGAGGGCATCGCCGAGCGGAGGGCGCAGACCGCGCTCGCCGCGGGCCGCGCGCTCGACAAGCCGGTCGAGGTCCGCTACCGCCCCGACGGCAAGCCCGAGTTCGACGGCGGCAACGTCGGCGCTTCGCACACCTCCCAGCTGACCCTCGTGGTCGCCGGCGCCGACCAGGTCGCCTGCGACATCGAGACGGCGATCGAGCGCACCGAAGAGGACTGGGCCGGCCTGCTCGGCGAGGAGCTGCTCGGTCTCGGCCGGCTGCTGGCCGCCGACACCGGCGAACCGATCAGCGTCGCGAACACCCGCGTCTGGAGCGCACTCGAATGCGTGCGCAAGACCGGGCTGATGACCCAGGCGCTGACCGTCCGCCAGGTCGACGCCGACGGGTGGGCGCTGCTCGCCTCCGGCAACGCCCGGATCGCCACCTGGTCGACCACCGTCAACGACCGGACCGACCCGATCGTGTTCGCCGTGCTCCACGCAGAGGGGAACTGA
- a CDS encoding acyl-CoA thioesterase has protein sequence MTDYYEIRHTVGFEETNLVGNVYYVNYVRWQGRCREMFLKEKAPAVLEEVRHDLKLFTLKVECEFFAEITAFDELSIRLRLEELTSTQIQFAFDYVHLTEDGEERLVARGRQRIACMRGPNTATVPSRVPEQLREALVPYSTAAVNGKGV, from the coding sequence ATGACCGACTACTACGAGATCCGCCACACGGTCGGCTTCGAAGAGACCAACCTGGTGGGCAACGTCTACTACGTGAACTACGTGCGCTGGCAGGGCCGGTGCCGCGAGATGTTCCTGAAGGAGAAGGCGCCGGCGGTGCTCGAAGAGGTCCGCCACGACCTCAAGCTGTTCACCCTCAAGGTGGAGTGCGAGTTCTTCGCCGAGATCACCGCGTTCGACGAGCTGTCCATCCGGCTGCGGCTGGAGGAGCTCACCTCGACGCAGATCCAGTTCGCGTTCGACTACGTGCACCTCACCGAGGACGGCGAGGAGCGCCTGGTGGCCCGGGGACGGCAGCGCATCGCCTGCATGCGCGGGCCCAACACGGCGACCGTGCCGTCGCGGGTCCCCGAGCAGCTGCGCGAGGCGCTGGTGCCCTACTCGACGGCCGCGGTCAACGGCAAGGGAGTCTGA
- a CDS encoding flavin reductase family protein: MGYEAEPAERTHVLKRLRTSPARRGLSAQPGLRQVMAQFATGVTVLTAGGEDAHGMTANAFSSVSLEPPMVLCCVSKAARMHSAIVTAGSFGVNILSADQQELSKYFADWRRPDGIAQFEAVGYTVGGKTGSPLLTGALAWLECELAQVIEGGDHSIFLGRVVATSRGEGEHALVFYGGGYHQIDGRARAA; encoded by the coding sequence GTGGGCTACGAAGCAGAGCCGGCCGAGAGGACGCACGTCCTCAAGCGGCTGCGGACCTCGCCCGCCCGCCGCGGGCTGTCGGCCCAGCCGGGGCTGCGCCAGGTGATGGCGCAGTTCGCGACCGGGGTGACGGTGCTGACGGCGGGCGGGGAGGACGCGCACGGCATGACCGCCAACGCGTTCTCGTCGGTCTCGCTGGAGCCGCCGATGGTGCTGTGCTGCGTCTCCAAGGCGGCCCGGATGCACTCCGCGATCGTCACCGCGGGCTCGTTCGGGGTGAACATCCTCTCGGCCGACCAGCAGGAGCTGTCGAAGTACTTCGCCGACTGGCGCCGTCCCGACGGGATCGCCCAGTTCGAAGCGGTCGGCTACACGGTGGGCGGCAAGACCGGCTCGCCGCTGCTGACCGGGGCGCTGGCGTGGCTCGAGTGCGAGCTCGCGCAGGTGATCGAGGGTGGTGACCACTCGATCTTCCTCGGCCGGGTGGTCGCCACCAGCCGCGGCGAGGGCGAGCACGCGCTCGTCTTCTACGGCGGCGGCTACCACCAGATCGACGGGCGCGCTCGCGCGGCCTGA
- a CDS encoding NAD-dependent epimerase/dehydratase family protein: protein MLIAVTGGTGFLGGHTVAALLRRGHRVRLLARDPGRVPSTVDVVTGDVADPGAVARLVHGADALLHAAGVYTFDSRRRAEVWRVNVEGTSAVLDAARRAGTGRIVHVSTVGALFPTGEPSIGAASPVGAPREAYLAAKAEADRIARGHRDDGAPVTITYPPALLGPADPHLGDQNARLRDLLRGLMPMWPSGGLPIGDVRDSAELHARLFDPAAPGPAYFGPGHFLRTRDYLGVVRAATGRRLPAVFLPARAMFPVGRAADLLQRAWPWHIPAEYGALYVCATAVPVDAGAPHAGVPARPPLETVRDTVAWLHATGRLTDRQAGAVVLSSVSTVDAGAGAPTEEVLP, encoded by the coding sequence ATGCTGATCGCGGTCACGGGCGGGACGGGGTTCCTGGGCGGGCACACGGTCGCGGCCCTGCTGCGGCGGGGCCACCGGGTGCGCCTGCTCGCCCGTGACCCCGGCCGCGTTCCGTCCACTGTGGACGTCGTGACCGGTGACGTCGCGGATCCGGGCGCGGTGGCCCGGCTCGTCCACGGGGCGGACGCGCTGCTGCACGCGGCGGGCGTGTACACCTTCGACAGCCGGCGCCGGGCCGAGGTGTGGCGGGTCAACGTCGAGGGCACGTCGGCCGTGCTCGACGCGGCCCGCCGCGCGGGTACCGGGCGGATCGTGCACGTCTCCACCGTCGGGGCGCTGTTCCCGACCGGTGAGCCGTCGATCGGGGCGGCGAGCCCGGTCGGCGCGCCGCGGGAGGCCTACCTCGCGGCCAAGGCCGAGGCCGACCGGATCGCGCGCGGTCACCGGGACGACGGCGCGCCGGTCACCATCACCTACCCGCCCGCGCTGCTCGGCCCGGCGGACCCGCACCTGGGTGACCAGAACGCGCGGCTGCGGGACCTGCTGCGCGGGCTGATGCCGATGTGGCCCTCGGGCGGGCTGCCGATCGGCGACGTCCGCGACTCGGCGGAATTGCACGCGCGGCTGTTCGATCCGGCGGCGCCGGGGCCGGCGTACTTCGGGCCGGGGCACTTCCTGCGCACCCGCGACTACCTCGGCGTGGTCCGGGCCGCGACCGGACGGCGGCTGCCCGCGGTGTTCCTGCCCGCGCGGGCGATGTTCCCGGTCGGGCGGGCCGCCGATCTCCTGCAGCGCGCCTGGCCGTGGCACATCCCGGCCGAGTACGGCGCGCTCTACGTCTGCGCCACCGCCGTCCCCGTCGACGCGGGCGCGCCGCACGCCGGCGTCCCCGCGCGGCCGCCGCTGGAAACCGTGCGCGACACGGTGGCCTGGTTGCACGCGACCGGCCGGCTGACCGACCGGCAGGCGGGCGCCGTTGTCCTGTCCAGTGTGTCCACTGTGGACGCCGGTGCCGGCGCCCCGACCGAGGAGGTCCTGCCATGA
- a CDS encoding DUF6222 family protein, producing MTASDAIEPARSAAAPPAVPDVPAEWPVRPMPRLGRGIVWSDIVAEIEHDQQLRMRDAA from the coding sequence ATGACCGCCAGCGATGCCATCGAACCCGCCCGGTCGGCCGCGGCGCCGCCCGCCGTGCCGGACGTGCCCGCCGAGTGGCCGGTCCGCCCGATGCCCCGCCTCGGCCGCGGCATCGTGTGGTCCGACATCGTCGCCGAGATCGAGCACGACCAGCAGCTACGGATGAGGGATGCCGCGTGA
- a CDS encoding acyl-CoA carboxylase subunit beta: protein MSGGHESGAQRADAEVVPVPEGPRPGRRRLARPGETGDAQVIELARATDQVRAEPADMPLLRRRRDELRGHIHEGKLDAVRRQHSLGKLTARERLALLLDEDSFTEIEPYRRHQASGPGLAGNRPYTDGVVAGSGTIDGRRVFVYAQDFTLFGGSLGEAHAAKIHKVLDLAVANGAPVIGLNDSGGARIQEGVLALNGYGGIFRRQVEASGVIPQISVILGPCAGGAAYSPALADFTFMVRDTARMYLTGPDVVEAVTGRRVTHEELGGADVHGTHSGVATVVHDDEESCLADVRYLVSLLPSNYLDPLPDASPSGARDDYRPRLAELVPVEPNQPYDMHDVFAEIADDGEFFELHEGWARNVLCALARIDGRVVGLVGNQPVVFAGVLDGPASQKAARFVRFCDAFGIPLVSLVDVPGFLPGVEQERSGIIRQGAQLLHAYCEATVPRVQVILRKAYGGAYIVMDSRSIGCDLSLAWPTNQIAVMGAEGAVNVLHRRELAAAEDPSALRAKLVAEYTEEYLNPQYAAERGLVDDIIDPAETRAALARGLAMLRDKRKPGPSRKHGNLPI from the coding sequence GTGAGCGGAGGCCACGAATCCGGGGCCCAGCGAGCCGACGCGGAGGTGGTGCCGGTCCCGGAAGGGCCCCGGCCGGGCCGCCGCCGGCTCGCGCGGCCGGGGGAGACCGGGGACGCCCAGGTCATCGAGCTGGCCAGGGCGACCGACCAGGTGCGCGCGGAGCCCGCGGACATGCCGCTGCTGCGGCGCCGCCGCGACGAGCTCCGCGGGCACATCCACGAGGGCAAGCTCGACGCCGTGCGCCGCCAGCACTCGCTCGGCAAGCTCACCGCGCGCGAACGGCTGGCCCTGCTGCTCGACGAGGATTCGTTCACCGAGATCGAGCCCTACCGGCGCCACCAGGCGAGCGGGCCGGGCCTGGCGGGCAACCGCCCCTACACCGACGGCGTCGTCGCGGGGTCCGGCACCATCGACGGGCGCCGCGTCTTCGTGTACGCCCAGGACTTCACGCTGTTCGGCGGTTCGCTCGGCGAGGCGCACGCGGCCAAGATCCACAAGGTGCTCGACCTCGCGGTGGCCAACGGCGCGCCGGTGATCGGGCTCAACGACAGCGGCGGCGCCCGGATCCAGGAGGGCGTGCTCGCGCTCAACGGCTACGGCGGCATCTTCCGCCGCCAGGTCGAGGCGTCCGGCGTGATCCCGCAGATCAGCGTCATCCTGGGCCCCTGCGCGGGCGGCGCGGCCTACTCGCCGGCGCTGGCGGACTTCACGTTCATGGTGCGCGACACCGCGCGGATGTACCTGACCGGCCCGGACGTCGTCGAGGCGGTCACCGGCCGCCGCGTCACCCACGAGGAGCTCGGCGGCGCCGACGTCCACGGCACCCATTCGGGCGTGGCGACGGTCGTGCACGACGACGAGGAGAGCTGCCTCGCCGACGTCCGCTACCTGGTGTCCCTGCTGCCGTCGAACTACCTCGACCCGCTGCCGGACGCGAGCCCGTCCGGCGCGAGGGACGACTACCGCCCGCGGCTGGCCGAGCTGGTGCCGGTCGAGCCGAACCAGCCGTACGACATGCACGACGTCTTCGCGGAGATCGCCGACGACGGCGAGTTCTTCGAGCTGCACGAAGGCTGGGCCCGCAACGTGCTGTGCGCGCTGGCCCGCATCGACGGCCGCGTGGTCGGCCTGGTCGGCAACCAGCCGGTGGTGTTCGCCGGCGTCCTGGACGGCCCGGCGTCGCAGAAGGCGGCGCGGTTCGTGCGGTTCTGCGACGCGTTCGGGATCCCGCTGGTGAGCCTGGTCGACGTCCCGGGGTTCCTGCCGGGCGTGGAGCAGGAGCGGAGCGGGATCATCCGCCAGGGCGCGCAGCTGCTGCACGCGTACTGCGAAGCGACCGTTCCGCGGGTCCAGGTGATCCTGCGGAAGGCGTACGGCGGCGCGTACATCGTGATGGACTCGCGGTCGATCGGCTGCGACCTGTCGCTGGCCTGGCCGACCAACCAGATCGCGGTGATGGGCGCGGAGGGCGCGGTGAACGTCCTGCACCGCCGCGAACTGGCGGCGGCCGAGGATCCTTCGGCGTTGCGGGCGAAGCTCGTCGCGGAGTACACGGAGGAGTACCTGAACCCGCAGTACGCGGCCGAGCGGGGGCTGGTGGACGACATCATCGACCCGGCGGAAACCCGGGCGGCGCTGGCGCGCGGGCTGGCCATGCTGCGGGACAAGCGGAAGCCGGGACCGTCACGCAAGCACGGGAACCTGCCGATCTGA
- a CDS encoding acyl-CoA carboxylase subunit epsilon, protein MVLRVVRGTPDDVELAALVTALTVLSAGSPPEPAAEVAGWRARGSAEPPFRRPGAWRLSGLPR, encoded by the coding sequence ATGGTGCTGAGGGTGGTCCGGGGCACCCCGGACGACGTCGAACTGGCGGCGCTGGTCACGGCGCTGACGGTGCTGTCGGCGGGCTCCCCGCCGGAGCCGGCCGCCGAGGTGGCGGGCTGGCGGGCGCGGGGTTCGGCGGAACCGCCCTTCCGCCGCCCGGGCGCCTGGCGCCTCTCGGGCCTGCCCCGCTGA
- a CDS encoding DUF6235 family protein codes for MAVRLQLTAGFEILEAWAESATQARRNALYEALFAVGDGSAFLVYDIFGDAANPRNFVIVVKADLVLKIMVQRAESSFEICYVGALEDDVDVAPAQSSPANPE; via the coding sequence ATGGCAGTGCGCCTCCAGCTCACCGCTGGCTTCGAGATCCTCGAGGCGTGGGCTGAATCCGCGACCCAGGCCCGCCGCAACGCGCTCTACGAAGCGCTGTTCGCGGTCGGCGACGGATCGGCGTTCCTCGTTTACGACATTTTCGGCGACGCGGCGAACCCGCGCAATTTCGTCATTGTCGTGAAAGCGGATCTGGTTCTCAAAATCATGGTCCAGCGCGCGGAATCGTCTTTCGAAATCTGTTATGTCGGCGCGCTCGAGGACGACGTCGACGTCGCGCCGGCCCAGTCGAGCCCGGCCAACCCGGAGTAA
- a CDS encoding DUF6423 family protein, with product MTGTADLGRRVLMITGAVDTTDHDVSVSVNLPEPGRWHVIKAETNLTDQTWVAMQAVLDEDSTFLDDDLLMSPQFTKSFMTPDQRRLTFYDGEVRPGETVLKAYSMETGGRKPAYFYSRYSPIPTDSAEQSQQTLDELVAHGMNQRPVIELIVPVTVI from the coding sequence ATGACCGGGACTGCCGATCTCGGCCGCCGGGTTCTCATGATCACGGGCGCCGTCGACACGACCGACCACGACGTTTCGGTCAGCGTCAACCTGCCCGAACCGGGCCGCTGGCACGTGATCAAGGCCGAAACCAACCTGACCGACCAGACCTGGGTCGCCATGCAGGCCGTGCTCGACGAGGACTCCACGTTCCTCGACGACGACCTGCTGATGTCGCCGCAGTTCACGAAGAGCTTCATGACGCCGGACCAGCGCCGCCTCACGTTCTACGACGGCGAGGTGCGTCCGGGCGAGACCGTGCTCAAGGCGTACTCGATGGAGACGGGCGGGCGCAAGCCGGCGTACTTCTACTCCCGGTACAGCCCCATCCCCACCGACAGCGCGGAGCAGTCGCAGCAGACGCTGGACGAGCTGGTCGCCCACGGCATGAACCAGCGACCCGTGATCGAGCTGATCGTCCCGGTGACCGTCATCTGA